Genomic window (Kosakonia sp. BYX6):
GCAGCGAGAGGCAGCTCAATCTTGCTGAGATACCGCCCGTCGAAGCAATGGTGCAACTGGTGGAAAACACGTTTGATTACCACGCAGATCACCCTGATTTCATTCGTATTATCTGCATGGAAAATATGCAGCGAGGCCGTTTTATCCAGCAATCCGCGCTGCTGCGCAATGTCAACCGCAGCGCATTGACACTGCTGGAAGAGATTCTCAGCCGTGGTCAACAAAAGCAGTTGTTCAACAAACAGGTCAACGCCCGCGACGTTCACCGCTTGATGAGCAGCTTCAGTTTTCACTACGTTGCCAATAGCTACTCGTTCTCCATGTTGTTTGAAGAGAGCGCAGATCCTATGGCGCAACGTCAGTATTACCGCGAAATGGCCGTTCAGGTTGTCCTGCGTTACACCTGCCCATAAAAATAACTTGCAATATAATCGTGCGCTATCTATATTCAAAACCATGAAGAAAACATCGACTCCAACCGCGAAAGCGCAGCTCGCGTTAGATAACCAGTTTTGTTTTGCGCTCTACTCGACAAACCTGGCGCTAAATAAGCTCTACCGGCAGTTGTTGACGCCGATGAACCTGACCTACCCGCAGTACCTGGTGATGTTGGTATTGTGGGAAAAAGACAATATTACCGTGTCGGACATTGG
Coding sequences:
- a CDS encoding TetR family transcriptional regulator, translating into MEHPGSDFPERFDESNLKDKIFLSAIALFAEYGLNGARMEQIAERAGTTKRMVVYHYKTKENLYLRVIEYVYTMIRRSERQLNLAEIPPVEAMVQLVENTFDYHADHPDFIRIICMENMQRGRFIQQSALLRNVNRSALTLLEEILSRGQQKQLFNKQVNARDVHRLMSSFSFHYVANSYSFSMLFEESADPMAQRQYYREMAVQVVLRYTCP